One Eptesicus fuscus isolate TK198812 chromosome 11, DD_ASM_mEF_20220401, whole genome shotgun sequence genomic region harbors:
- the TEX44 gene encoding LOW QUALITY PROTEIN: testis-expressed protein 44 (The sequence of the model RefSeq protein was modified relative to this genomic sequence to represent the inferred CDS: inserted 2 bases in 2 codons), translating to MGWAGARFEEDPGVFRFPKVTPLVKEETPQTAGVPDREQDLAPSTPSAGAQXPPVPAAGTADADSQLDTIEAVGKSEGPEAVNPDTEALPSAESQAVTEGDLIDCSRDLQAPLVPPSPGSSVTCLPGAPTVALGRRHLDSSLYTACEENAYMRSVTSLLGGGEGSISSLADILVWSEATMSMATGLLASGHSSVXDLLHSPGPSLRSVSSILGNARSAFSSGLVARTGSVLRSVNCMLERTEQRTVEGIRSAMCYMTSQLTHSGPNYD from the exons ATGGGCTGGGCCGGTGCGAGATTCGAGGAGGACCCTGGAGTCTTCAGATTTCCCAAAGTGACTCCCCTGGTTAAGGAAGAGACACCACAAACAGCGGGTGTCCCAGACAGGGAGCAAGACTTAGCCCCATCTACCCCAAGTGCTGGAGCAC TTCCCCCCGTGCCTGCCGCGGGCACTGCAGATGCAGACAGCCAGCTTGACACCATTGAAGCTGTTGGGAAATCTGAGGGTCCGGAGGCCGTGAACCCTGACACTGAAGCTTTGCCATCGGCTGAGTCCCAGGCAGTGACCGAGGGGGATTTGATAGACTGCTCAAGAGACCTGCAGGCTCCACTGGTCCCGCCCTCCCCAGGAAGCAGTGTGACCTGCTTGCCTGGCGCCCCCACAGTGGCCCTGGGGAGAAGACATCTGGACTCCAGTCTGTACACAGCCTGTGAGGAGAACGCCTACATGCGCTCCGTGACCAGCTTGCTGGGAGGGGGCGAGGGGTCCATCAGCTCCCTGGCAGACATCCTGGTCTGGTCTGAGGCCACCATGAGCATGGCCACGGGCCTCCTGGCCTCGGGACACAGCTCCG CAGACCTGCTgcacagcccagggcccagcctgcgCTCGGTCTCCAGCATCCTGGGGAACGCCAGGTCGGCCTTCTCCTCCGGGCTGGTAGCCAGGACTGGCTCGGTCCTTCGCTCTGTCAACTGCATGCTGGAGCGGACGGAGCAGAGGACTGTAGAAGGCATCCGCTCAGCCATGTGTTACATGACCAGCCAACTCACCCACTCTGGCCCCAACTATGACTAG